A single genomic interval of Aedes aegypti strain LVP_AGWG chromosome 1, AaegL5.0 Primary Assembly, whole genome shotgun sequence harbors:
- the LOC5565067 gene encoding uncharacterized protein LOC5565067, which yields MGSIEEACITGFLCRLCSQIHRSVIFIYGAEGDKHKLEQKINNYLPVKIAPSDPLPKTVCEGCMNKVIQHHGMIRKIAETQKKFKKLREEETLIRQQLNRHSVNANQASSTSSAASGSSIRTNSVGSNTSSPITASATLERTGSSSTGSPSLSTPSSNRRITRQTLRIHQQLHNDINNYIETMDSSSPSSDDDSDSDSGDGN from the exons ATGGGAAGCATAGAGGAGGCTTGTATTACCGGATTCCTGTGCAGACTGTGCTCGCAAATCCATCGTTCGGTGATTTTCATTTACGGCGCCGAAGGAGACAAGCACAAGCTGGAACAGAAAATCAACAACTATCTCCCCGTAAAG ATTGCACCTTCCGATCCTCTCCCGAAGACCGTATGCGAAGGATGTATGAATAAAGTAATCCAACACCATGGCATGATTCGCAAAATTGCAGAAACACAGAAGAAGTTCAAAAAACTACGGGAAGAAGAGACCTTGATTCGTCAGCAGCTGAACAGGCATTCGGTCAATGCCAACCAAGCCTCCAGTACGTCTTCTGCGGCGAGTGGAAGCAGCATCCGTACCAATAGCGTCGGCAGTAATACAAGCTCTCCAATAACAGCTTCTGCCACTTTAGAACGAACAGGCAGTAGCTCTACGGGATCGCCCTCGCTAAGCACTCCTAGTTCAAACCGTAGGATAACTCGCCAGACTCTTCGGATCCATCAGCAGTTGCACAATGATATAAATAATTACATCGAAACAATGGATAGCAGTTCACCATCATCGGACGATGATAGTGATAGCGACAGCGGAGATGGTAATTAG